A region from the Brassica napus cultivar Da-Ae chromosome C8, Da-Ae, whole genome shotgun sequence genome encodes:
- the LOC125591741 gene encoding uncharacterized protein LOC125591741 has protein sequence MPDEQYLKLQGMWMLLLRTISTEEEDVAWFSLNGVPIRYSMREHALISGLDCHEYPRKYLKLGSTKFVDYYFGGLKKITITDVEQKLLSMKTPCNDRLKMAVLFFLGRVIRGQAKDSGPVDPFILRIVEDLDVCRTFPWGRLTFEDAIKNIKHMMELLKGEVHPACGFPGFIIPLEILAFECIPKLGKTFRLSADTPSEDCPRMCKSRFTKSSMKGYPLEDIYAALGHTKVYVYILCSKN, from the exons ATGCCTGATGAACAATACCTGAAGCTCCAAGGAATGTGGATGTTACTCTTGCGCACCATTTcgactgaagaagaagatgttgcaTGGTTTAGTCTGAATGGTGTTCCCATCCGCTATTCTATGAGGGAGCATGCCCTCATCTCGGGCTTAGACTGCCATGAGTATCCAAGGAAATATTTGAAGCTCGGGAGTACGAAGTTTGTGGATTATTACTTCGGTGGACTAAAGAAGATCACCATAACAGATGTGGAGCAGAAGCTGTTGTCTATGAAGACGCCATGCAATGATAGATTGAAGATGGCTGTCTTGTTCTTCCTTGGTCGGGTTATCAGAGGACAGGCAAAGGATTCCGGACCAGTAGACCCGTTCATCTTAAGGATCGTGGAAGATTTGGATGTTTGCAGAACATTTCCATGGGGTCGTTTGACATTTGAAGATGCAATAAAGAACATTAAGCATATGATGGAGCTTCTGAAGGGTGAAGTGCACCCGGCATGCGGCTTTCCTGGATTCATAATTCCATTAGAG ATTTTGGCTTTTGAGTGTATTCCTAAGCTGGGGAAAACATTTCGACTATCTGCAGACACACCTTCTGAAGATTGTCCTAGGATGTGCAAGAGCCGCTTTACAAAGAGTAGCATGAAGGGCTATCCTTTGGAAGATATATATGCTGCACTTGGACACACAaaggtatatgtatatatactttgTAGTAAAAACTag
- the LOC111199983 gene encoding neurofilament medium polypeptide-like, which yields MLARIIDEEREYHCEGSTIDTWNHWLNVKQKKIFWKELYDLDVAARVFKKKKDKEKVTFLEDSSSKSGLESLKALEEKILGAMSEGFSGLKSVVEAKLGDMDVRMSKFEKNQRQLRRRAKKIEEKLTSIESNKNEERNYGEDMDFGWDDRDYGRAEGKENSEKAKEDKENSESGEEKDVVSGGENSKDEYMEESDGESSLLRLQERVRVQAEEFWRTIDDESEAEEEVEKEGEEEAEEEVQEEKEGIAELAEKEVEVEATQKEQEAIQTEIVEKEAEVTEKDAELAEKEDQDVDEEEEKAEESEDNHVESPSEKHAELAEKSVESDVDLDVEEEEEKAEEIKDNLVESPAKKQTELAEKSVEVELKTKRKPKVKVIAVPYGIPRAERLAKMRAEAEKKKARAEKKKAKADGAPKKKGRPKKTEATLKPCTPLLEKRKSEPSRWVQSPFTEGKTDELEVPKKKLKTKT from the exons ATGTTGGCTCGTATAATTGATGAGGAGCGAGAGTATCATTGTGAGGGAAGCACAATTGATACTTGGAACCACTGGCTAAATGTGAAgcagaagaagatattttggaAAGAGCTATACGACTTGGATGTTGCTGCACGAGTgtttaaaaagaagaaggacAAAGAAAAGGTGACGTTTTTAGAAGATTCGTCTTCTAAATCTGGGTTGGAGAGCTTGAAAGCTCTGGAAGAAAAGATTTTGGGGGCCATGAGTGAAGGGTTTTCTGGTCTTAAATCAGTGGTGGAGGCAAAGCTGGGTGATATGGATGTGAGGATgagtaaatttgaaaagaacCAGCGCCAACTTAGAAGAAGGGctaagaaaatagaagaaaagCTGACTTCTATTGAGAGCAACAAAAATGAGGAGAGGAACTATGGTGAAGATATGGATTTTGGATGGGATGATAGAGATTATGGTAGAGCTGAAGGGAAGGAAAACAGTGAGAAGGCTAAGGAAGACAAGGAAAACAGTGAGTCTGGCGAGGAAAAGGATGTGGTCTCGGGTGGGGAAAACAGtaaggatg AATACATGGAGGAATCAGATGGAGAAAGTTCTCTGTTAAGGCTTCAGGAAAGAGTGAGAGTGCAAGCAGAAGAATTTTGGAGGACAATTGATGATGAGTCTGAGGCTGAGGAAGAGGTTGAGAAAGAGGGTGAGGAAGAGGCTGAGGAAGAGgttcaagaagagaaagagg GGATTGCTGAGCTAGCTGAGAAAGAGGTTGAGGTAGAAGCTACTCAGAAAGAGCAAGAAGCTATTCAGACTGAGATTGTTGAGAAAGAGGCTGAGGTTACTGAGAAAGATGCTGAGTTAGCTGAGAAAGAGGATCAAGATGTGGATGAAGAGGAGGAAAAAGCAGAGGAAAGTGAAGATAATCATGTGGAGAGTCCCTCTGAGAAACATGCTGAGCTAGCTGAGAAGTCAGTTGAATCTGATGTCGATCTAGAtgtagaggaagaggaggaaaaaGCTGAGGAAATTAAAGATAATCTTGTGGAGAGTCCCGCTAAGAAACAGACTGAGCTAgctgagaagtcagttgagGTAGAATTAAAGACTAAGCGCAAGCCTAAGGTCAAGGTCATAGCAGTGCCGTATGGCATTCCCAGAGCTGAGAGACTAGCAAAAATGAGAGCTGAAGCTGAAAAAAAGAAAGCTAGAGCTGAAAAAAAGAAAGCTAAAGCTGATGGTGCACCTAAGAAGAAAGGCAGGCCGAAGAAGACTGAGGCTACATTGAAGCCATGTACGCCGCTGCTGGAGAAGAGAAAAAGTGAACCATCACGGTGGGTGCAGTCTCCTTTCACTGAGGGAAAGACTGATGAGCTAGAAGTGCCAAAGAAGAAGCTTAAAACAAAAACCTAA
- the LOC111199836 gene encoding ADP-ribosylation factor 2-B-like: MGLSFGKLFSRLFAKKEMRILMVGLDAAGKTTILYKLKLGEIVTTIPTIGFNVETVEYKNISFTVWDVGGQDKIRPLWRHYFQNTQGLIFVVDSNDRDRVVEARDELHRMLNEDELRDAVLLVFANKQDLPNAMNAAEITDKLGLHSLRQRHWYIQSTCATSGEGLYEGLDWLSNNIAGKA; encoded by the exons ATGGGGTTGTCTTTCGGGAAGCTTTTCAGCAGGCTTTTTGCCAAGAAGGAGATGAGGATTCTGATGGTTGGTCTTGATGCTGCTGGTAAGACCACCATCTTGTACAAGCTCAAGCTCGGAGAGATTGTCACCACCATTCCCACTATTG GGTTCAATGTTGAAACTGTGGAGTACAAGAACATCAGCTTCACAGTGTGGGATGTCGGGGGTCAAGACAAG ATTCGTCCGTTGTGGAGGCACTACTTCCAGAACACTCAAGGTCTCATCTTTGTGGTGGACAGCAATGACAGAGACCGTGTTGTTGAGGCTAGAGATGAATTGCACAGAATGCTCAATGAG GATGAGCTGCGTGATGCTGTTCTGCTCGTGTTTGCTAACAAGCAGGATCTTCCAAATGCCATGAACGCAGCTGAGATCACCGATAAGCTTGGTCTCCACTCTCTCCGTCAGCGTCACTG GTACATCCAGAGCACATGTGCCACTTCAGGAGAGGGGCTTTACGAAGGTCTTGACTGGTTGTCCAACAACATCGCCGGCAAG GCGTAG